From the genome of Saccharomyces eubayanus strain FM1318 chromosome X, whole genome shotgun sequence, one region includes:
- the PRY1 gene encoding sterol-binding protein — MKLSKISLLTSALASTALAAPAVVTVTEHAHAAAVVTVQGVVYVKNGQTLTTYETLGAASATANPTSTATALVAPPIASASSDSKAASSVLQNFAQVKSKSTSSTTSLASPSSQAKATSTSTPATTMSTSQTAATTSASTSNDNLSDFASSVLAEHNKKRALQKDTPALTWSDTLATYAQDYADNYDCSGTLTHSGGSYGENLALGYDGPGAVDAWYNEISDYDFSNPGFSGNTGHFTQVVWKSTTQVGCGIKTCGGAWGDYVICSYNPAGNYEGEYAENVEPLA; from the coding sequence AtgaaactttcaaaaatatcgcTCTTAACATCTGCTTTGGCCTCGACCGCTCTCGCTGCTCCCGCCGTTGTCACTGTCACTGAACACGCCCATGCTGCTGCTGTGGTGACTGTGCAAGGCGTGGTCTACGTTAAAAACGGCCAGACTCTCACCACTTACGAAACGTTGGGCGCTGCTTCTGCTACTGCCAACCCAACCTCCACCGCCACAGCTTTAGTTGCTCCTCCTATCGCTTCTGCTTCCAGCGATTCTAAAGCAGCTTCGTCTGTTTTGCAGAACTTTGCCCAGGTTAAAAGCAAGTCTACAAGCTCAACCACCTCGTTGGCATCACCTTCATCGCAAGCAAAAGCCACCAGCACTTCTACACCAGCTACAACCATGTCCACTTCCCAAACCGCTGCCACCACCTCTGCCTCTACTTCAAATGACAACTTATCAGATTTTGCCTCATCCGTCTTGGCTGAAcacaacaagaagagagCTTTGCAAAAGGACACYCCAGCCTTAACATGGTCTGATACATTGGCTACTTACGCTCAAGATTATGCCGACAACTACGACTGTTCAGGTACTTTAACTCATTCCGGTGGCTCATATGGTGAAAACTTGGCCCTGGGTTACGATGGTCCAGGCGCCGTTGATGCTTGGTATAACGAGATCTCCGACTATGATTTCTCGAACCCAGGTTTCTCGGGCAACACTGGTCATTTCACCCAAGTCGTCTGGAAGTCTACCACACAAGTCGGTTGTGGGATCAAGACCTGTGGTGGTGCATGGGGTGACTACGTCATCTGTAGTTACAACCCTGCAGGCAACTACGAAGGCGAATACGCTGAAAATGTCGAACCCTTGGCTTAG